GTCGTAACATCGTAAATCGGGGCTAACTGCACGGTTTCTGGAGCCGCGGGCTGCGTGTATATCACGCCGAAGTTCTTCAAATGTGCATCGCCATTGCGCACCATCACCGAAAGGCAGACTGACGAAAAGTATCGCTCCAGCTCTCGTATCGGTTCGGCATGGCGACATACCTGGCGGATGACAGCCGCGAGGGTTTCATAGCTCTGCGAATACTTGTAATTGTCGTGAGGATCTTTGTTCAGACCCAACAGTACCGCCATGTCTTCGAAGCCGAGCCGGCCAGACGCCGTCAGGTCAAACCGCTCCATGACAAACAGCTCGCCGCTCTCGGAAAGCCAGAACGGTGGCGTTTCCAATCCTGCCAGCCGCGCCGCCTCCAGACACAGAAACTCGTTCTGGGCCAAGTGCTCATACTCCTCGGCTCCTGATTTAACGATGAGATCGGAACTGAGCATGGTTTTTCGGCCGCCAGTGAGCTTGTCCAGGTCAGGCACCAGTACCTTGGGCTGCACTCCGGAAATACCCGACTCAAAGTAGGTTTCAACCAGAAAGTTGAAAACACCCTGAGAGGCGTCGGCAGACAGAATGTCTTGTAAACCGACTTGGGCACGCACGGCGCTAGGTGGCTCAGTCGGATTCTCATAGGTGAGGCGACCAATCTGATTGCCGCCAATGACCGAAAGCAGCCGCATTTCATCGACCTGCATATGCTTGGCCATCCGGCGCTTGATCTGATCGGCCAGAAAACCCTCCGGCACATTCATATCG
This region of Pseudomonas sp. R84 genomic DNA includes:
- a CDS encoding type II toxin-antitoxin system HipA family toxin produces the protein MSKVKRLNVMTPQGCAGELSKGSQFSFAYQAAEASREVSLVMPYDPTPAVSNVLHPIFDMNVPEGFLADQIKRRMAKHMQVDEMRLLSVIGGNQIGRLTYENPTEPPSAVRAQVGLQDILSADASQGVFNFLVETYFESGISGVQPKVLVPDLDKLTGGRKTMLSSDLIVKSGAEEYEHLAQNEFLCLEAARLAGLETPPFWLSESGELFVMERFDLTASGRLGFEDMAVLLGLNKDPHDNYKYSQSYETLAAVIRQVCRHAEPIRELERYFSSVCLSVMVRNGDAHLKNFGVIYTQPAAPETVQLAPIYDVTTTTVYENYNPKSRRSLVDRTLAIKMNKTKDYPDRQQLIEFGRKHCAVDRPALIIDRIAEAMSQALAAHRSRVDAELFVGMQREWDVGRTVALNDSIGSGLKRKPVLGDSNV